In Vigna unguiculata cultivar IT97K-499-35 chromosome 3, ASM411807v1, whole genome shotgun sequence, a single genomic region encodes these proteins:
- the LOC114176460 gene encoding protein FAR1-RELATED SEQUENCE 6-like isoform X1, whose protein sequence is MEEVCLNSEPFFDVSDDVDVEGSSVAEHGLESLNSQPKNPPVPTVGLEFDSFEEVYNFYNIHAKEQGFGIRVSNSWFRSKKKERYRAKLSCSSAGFKKKSEANNPRPETRTGCPAMIVIRMVESRRWRIVEVELQHNHQVSPQSKQFYKSHKKMVLEASKSQPPPEPVTEVHTIKLYRTTVMDVDYNGYSNSEESHDTNFDKFKYLELGEGDASAIYNYFCRMKLTDPNFFYLFDIDDDGHLKNVFWADSRSRIAYNYFNDTVTIDTTCLANKYEIPLISFVGVNHHGHSVLLGCGFLGHESVDYFVWLFKAWLKCMLGRPPHVVITDQCKPLQIAVAQVFPHARHCYSLQYIIQRVPEKLGGLQGYEAIRRQMYNAIYESLKIIEFESSWADMIKCHGLGDNKWLQTLYKDRHLWVPVYLKDVFLIGLVSTKENEGLTAFFEGYVHKHTSFKEFLDKYDLALHRKHMKEAMADLETRKARFEYKTRCNFEAQLSKVYTEEIFKKFQAEVEGMYSCFNTRQVNANGSIITYIVKERVEVEGNEKGVKSFEVLYETTKLDIRCICSLLNYKGYLCRHALNVLNYNGVEEIPSRYILRRWTRDFKQSFNQFHAPSNTDSYNPVHLYTHLFNSALPVLEVGAQSQEHYMVALKELEELLDKFDIEDSNSM, encoded by the coding sequence atggaAGAAGTTTGTCTGAATAGTGAGCCATTTTTTGATGTAAGCGATGATGTTGATGTTGAAGGCTCTTCTGTAGCAGAACACGGGCTTGAATCTTTAAATTCACAACCGAAAAACCCTCCAGTTCCAACAGTGGGTCTGGAGTTTGATTCCTTTGAGGAAGTTTACAACTTCTACAATATCCATGCAAAGGAACAAGGCTTTGGAATCAGAGTTAGCAATTCATGGTTTAGATCAAAGAAAAAAGAGCGCTATAGGGCAAAACTTAGCTGCAGTAGTGCtggttttaagaaaaaaagtgaagCCAATAATCCAAGACCAGAAACAAGAACTGGTTGTCCTGCAATGATAGTGATTAGAATGGTTGAGTCCAGGAGATGGAGAATAGTGGAAGTTGAGCTTCAACACAACCATCAAGTGAGTCCACAGAGCAAACAATTTTACAAGTCACACAAGAAAATGGTCCTTGAAGCCAGCAAATCACAACCACCTCCGGAGCCAGTCACAGAAGTACACACCATCAAGTTGTATCGAACAACTGTCATGGATGTTGATTACAATGGTTACTCAAATTCTGAAGAAAGCCATGACAccaattttgataaatttaaatatttggaaCTTGGAGAAGGGGATGCCAGtgctatatataattatttttgtcgaATGAAGTTGACTGATCCAAATTTCTTTTACTTGTTTGATATTGATGATGATGGGCACCTAAAAAATGTTTTCTGGGCTGATTCCAGGTCAAGGATTGCTTATAATTACTTTAATGACACAGTTACAATAGACACAACTTGTTTGGCAAACAAATATGAGATCCCTTTGATATCATTTGTTGGTGTAAACCATCATGGACATTCTGTATTATTGGGCTGTGGCTTCCTTGGACACGAATCAGTGGATTATTTTGTATGGTTATTCAAGGCATGGCTTAAGTGTATGCTTGGTCGTCCTCCACATGTTGTTATTACTGACCAGTGCAAGCCATTGCAAATCGCAGTTGCTCAGGTTTTCCCTCATGCTCGTCATTGTTATTCTTTGCAGTATATCATACAAAGAGTTCCAGAGAAGTTGGGAGGGCTGCAAGGATACGAAGCAATCAGAAGACAGATGTATAATGCTATATACGAGTCATTAAAGATAATTGAGTTTGAATCTTCTTGGGCTGATATGATTAAATGTCATGGACTGGGAGATAACAAGTGGCTTCAGACATTGTATAAGGATAGGCATCTATGGGTCCCTGTTTACCTAAAAGATGTTTTTTTGATAGGACTGGTCTCAACTAAAGAAAATGAGGGTCTGACTGCATTTTTTGAGGGTTATGTGCATAAACACACATCCTTTAAGGAGTTCCTTGATAAGTATGACTTAGCTCTGCACAGGAAGCACATGAAAGAAGCCATGGCAGATTTGGAGACTAGAAAAGCACGCTTTGAATACAAAACGAGATGTAATTTTGAGGCACAACTCTCAAAGGTGTACACAGAAGAAATCTTTAAAAAGTTTCAAGCAGAGGTTGAGGGCATGTATTCTTGCTTCAACACAAGACAGGTTAATGCTAACGGATCTATAATAACATATATTGTGAAAGAAAGAGTTGAAGTTGAGGGGAATGAGAAGGGAGTTAAAAGTTTTGAAGTTTTATATGAGACTACAAAATTGGATATTCGATGCATTTGCAGTTTGCTCAATTACAAAGGATATCTGTGCAGACATGCATTGAATGTTCTCAATTATAATGGTGTTGAGGAAATCCCATCTCGGTACATCCTACGCCGCTGGACGAGGGATTTCAAGCAATCGTTTAATCAATTCCATGCTCCTAGTAATACTGATTCCTACAACCCTGTGCACTTGTATACCCATCTGTTTAACAGTGCTCTTCCAGTGTTAGAAGTAGGGGCACAGTCACAGGAGCATTATATGGTTGCTCTAAAAGAATTGGAGGAGTTGCTAGATAAGTTTGATATAGAGGACAGTAACTCAATGTAA
- the LOC114176460 gene encoding protein FAR1-RELATED SEQUENCE 6-like isoform X2, with protein sequence MIVIRMVESRRWRIVEVELQHNHQVSPQSKQFYKSHKKMVLEASKSQPPPEPVTEVHTIKLYRTTVMDVDYNGYSNSEESHDTNFDKFKYLELGEGDASAIYNYFCRMKLTDPNFFYLFDIDDDGHLKNVFWADSRSRIAYNYFNDTVTIDTTCLANKYEIPLISFVGVNHHGHSVLLGCGFLGHESVDYFVWLFKAWLKCMLGRPPHVVITDQCKPLQIAVAQVFPHARHCYSLQYIIQRVPEKLGGLQGYEAIRRQMYNAIYESLKIIEFESSWADMIKCHGLGDNKWLQTLYKDRHLWVPVYLKDVFLIGLVSTKENEGLTAFFEGYVHKHTSFKEFLDKYDLALHRKHMKEAMADLETRKARFEYKTRCNFEAQLSKVYTEEIFKKFQAEVEGMYSCFNTRQVNANGSIITYIVKERVEVEGNEKGVKSFEVLYETTKLDIRCICSLLNYKGYLCRHALNVLNYNGVEEIPSRYILRRWTRDFKQSFNQFHAPSNTDSYNPVHLYTHLFNSALPVLEVGAQSQEHYMVALKELEELLDKFDIEDSNSM encoded by the coding sequence ATGATAGTGATTAGAATGGTTGAGTCCAGGAGATGGAGAATAGTGGAAGTTGAGCTTCAACACAACCATCAAGTGAGTCCACAGAGCAAACAATTTTACAAGTCACACAAGAAAATGGTCCTTGAAGCCAGCAAATCACAACCACCTCCGGAGCCAGTCACAGAAGTACACACCATCAAGTTGTATCGAACAACTGTCATGGATGTTGATTACAATGGTTACTCAAATTCTGAAGAAAGCCATGACAccaattttgataaatttaaatatttggaaCTTGGAGAAGGGGATGCCAGtgctatatataattatttttgtcgaATGAAGTTGACTGATCCAAATTTCTTTTACTTGTTTGATATTGATGATGATGGGCACCTAAAAAATGTTTTCTGGGCTGATTCCAGGTCAAGGATTGCTTATAATTACTTTAATGACACAGTTACAATAGACACAACTTGTTTGGCAAACAAATATGAGATCCCTTTGATATCATTTGTTGGTGTAAACCATCATGGACATTCTGTATTATTGGGCTGTGGCTTCCTTGGACACGAATCAGTGGATTATTTTGTATGGTTATTCAAGGCATGGCTTAAGTGTATGCTTGGTCGTCCTCCACATGTTGTTATTACTGACCAGTGCAAGCCATTGCAAATCGCAGTTGCTCAGGTTTTCCCTCATGCTCGTCATTGTTATTCTTTGCAGTATATCATACAAAGAGTTCCAGAGAAGTTGGGAGGGCTGCAAGGATACGAAGCAATCAGAAGACAGATGTATAATGCTATATACGAGTCATTAAAGATAATTGAGTTTGAATCTTCTTGGGCTGATATGATTAAATGTCATGGACTGGGAGATAACAAGTGGCTTCAGACATTGTATAAGGATAGGCATCTATGGGTCCCTGTTTACCTAAAAGATGTTTTTTTGATAGGACTGGTCTCAACTAAAGAAAATGAGGGTCTGACTGCATTTTTTGAGGGTTATGTGCATAAACACACATCCTTTAAGGAGTTCCTTGATAAGTATGACTTAGCTCTGCACAGGAAGCACATGAAAGAAGCCATGGCAGATTTGGAGACTAGAAAAGCACGCTTTGAATACAAAACGAGATGTAATTTTGAGGCACAACTCTCAAAGGTGTACACAGAAGAAATCTTTAAAAAGTTTCAAGCAGAGGTTGAGGGCATGTATTCTTGCTTCAACACAAGACAGGTTAATGCTAACGGATCTATAATAACATATATTGTGAAAGAAAGAGTTGAAGTTGAGGGGAATGAGAAGGGAGTTAAAAGTTTTGAAGTTTTATATGAGACTACAAAATTGGATATTCGATGCATTTGCAGTTTGCTCAATTACAAAGGATATCTGTGCAGACATGCATTGAATGTTCTCAATTATAATGGTGTTGAGGAAATCCCATCTCGGTACATCCTACGCCGCTGGACGAGGGATTTCAAGCAATCGTTTAATCAATTCCATGCTCCTAGTAATACTGATTCCTACAACCCTGTGCACTTGTATACCCATCTGTTTAACAGTGCTCTTCCAGTGTTAGAAGTAGGGGCACAGTCACAGGAGCATTATATGGTTGCTCTAAAAGAATTGGAGGAGTTGCTAGATAAGTTTGATATAGAGGACAGTAACTCAATGTAA